Part of the Bacillota bacterium genome is shown below.
ATATTATATTGTTACTTAAGATTATTGCTTAAGCAATGGACAGAAAGTGTGAGTTAGAAGCGGGGTACAAGATATCGGTATTTCCCACCTCTCACCTCTCTCGCTTCCCACTTCTCACTTCTATTATGCCTCAATTGGCTTGTCTACTTCCTTAATAGCCCAGTTTTTAAGTACAAGCTTGGTTTTTTCAACACTGGTTTCTATTGTCACTTCGTCATCTTTTATGTTGATTATTTTACCTGACACACCGCCTATGGTTACAACTTTATCTCCCACTTTCAACGAGTTTATCATCTCACGCAATTTTTTATCCCGTCTTTTCTGGGGTAGAAAAACCAATAAATACATTACACCAATAAAAAA
Proteins encoded:
- the yajC gene encoding preprotein translocase subunit YajC, which codes for MGGIGFILYIAFFIGVMYLLVFLPQKRRDKKLREMINSLKVGDKVVTIGGVSGKIINIKDDEVTIETSVEKTKLVLKNWAIKEVDKPIEA